Proteins encoded together in one Panthera uncia isolate 11264 chromosome A2, Puncia_PCG_1.0, whole genome shotgun sequence window:
- the MUSTN1 gene encoding musculoskeletal embryonic nuclear protein 1, which yields MSQAGAQEAPIKKKRPPVKEEDLKGARGNLAKNQEIKSKTYQVMRECELAGSTAPSVFSGTRTGTETVFEKPKAGPAKSVFG from the exons GCTGGTGCTCAGGAGGCCCCCATCAAGAAGAAGCGCCCCCCCGTGAAGGAGGAAGATCTGAAGGGGGCCCGTGGGAACCTGgccaagaaccaggagatcaagtCCAAGACCTACCAGGTCATGCGGGAGTGTG AACTAGCTGGTTCCACCGCCCCGTCGGTGTTCAGCGGCACCCGGACCGGCACCGAGACCGTCTTTGAGAAGCCCAAAGCTGGACCTGCCAAGAGTGTCTTTGGCTAA